One genomic segment of Natrialbaceae archaeon AArc-T1-2 includes these proteins:
- a CDS encoding DUF262 domain-containing protein, which translates to MASGIGLSANEDTVESVFRRNYRYEVPDYQRQYSWEEEQWDALWKDLTALEGDDTHFLGSLVVIERSGGLNDPNVLEVVDGQQRLTTLSILLMVIRERYLSAGKEESAENIDDMYLWESQVDRDDFQKLTLSRFDNDIYESLLERRWDEAEDGLLQEAFEFYTDKLDDLDIEEVDFLRKRLLRSMTLVTIECDGEQSAFRLFETLNDRGMELSSVDLMKNYLFSLAAQRDDVDYDEVKTQWQRIVDAVVPALRKPSMFFRHYLMSTPEPDLNDSVSNYKLYDVFQTFLDERVPESSLTIEEFIRDIARQSRRYVDLVNCEIDSYDESGNGAINTKLEHLEMLKSGQARTLMLRIFREFESPNRAIEALQVLEKFLVRWKVANYATGSELDRLYADVCSTAFDSDDPVESIRVRLLEKAPSDPEVRAGIENKRMKLNDQTRYMLYALEEKRFDGVSADEFPEADLEHVAPRAAFSAEKYNAWPAELDTTEAIFEERRDVLGNLTLLETDKNVEAGANPFDAKKAVYETSRFAMTRAIAAEYDSWTMDDIDDRTTKMAKLATDLWSLER; encoded by the coding sequence ATGGCTAGCGGAATCGGCCTCTCTGCGAACGAGGACACCGTCGAGAGCGTTTTCAGGCGGAACTATCGGTACGAGGTTCCCGACTACCAGCGCCAGTATTCTTGGGAAGAAGAGCAGTGGGACGCGCTGTGGAAGGATCTGACTGCGCTGGAGGGGGACGACACGCACTTCCTCGGCTCGCTCGTCGTCATCGAACGCTCGGGAGGACTGAACGACCCCAACGTCCTCGAGGTCGTCGACGGCCAGCAGCGGCTTACGACGCTTTCGATTCTGCTCATGGTGATTCGCGAGCGGTATCTCTCGGCGGGGAAGGAGGAGTCGGCCGAGAACATCGACGACATGTACCTCTGGGAGTCGCAGGTTGACCGGGACGACTTCCAGAAGCTGACCCTCAGCCGGTTCGACAACGACATCTACGAGTCGTTGCTCGAACGCCGGTGGGACGAGGCCGAGGACGGCCTGTTGCAGGAGGCGTTCGAGTTCTACACGGACAAGCTAGACGATCTCGATATCGAGGAGGTCGATTTCCTCCGGAAGCGACTGCTTCGGTCGATGACGCTCGTCACGATCGAGTGCGACGGGGAACAGTCGGCGTTTCGCCTGTTCGAGACGCTGAACGACAGGGGAATGGAACTCTCGTCGGTCGACCTGATGAAAAACTACCTGTTCAGCCTCGCGGCACAGCGAGACGACGTCGATTACGACGAGGTCAAGACGCAGTGGCAACGCATCGTCGACGCCGTCGTTCCGGCACTTCGCAAGCCGAGTATGTTCTTCCGACACTACCTGATGTCGACGCCAGAGCCGGACCTCAACGACAGCGTCTCGAACTACAAGCTTTACGATGTCTTCCAGACGTTCCTCGACGAGCGCGTTCCAGAGTCGAGTCTCACCATCGAGGAGTTCATCAGGGACATCGCCAGACAGTCCAGACGCTACGTCGACCTCGTCAACTGTGAGATCGACAGCTACGACGAGTCGGGTAACGGGGCAATCAACACGAAACTCGAGCACCTCGAGATGCTCAAATCCGGACAGGCGAGAACGCTCATGCTCCGGATCTTCCGCGAGTTCGAGAGTCCGAACCGCGCGATCGAGGCGTTGCAGGTCCTGGAGAAGTTTCTCGTCCGCTGGAAGGTCGCAAACTACGCGACCGGGAGCGAGCTGGACCGACTCTACGCCGACGTCTGCTCTACTGCCTTCGACAGCGACGATCCCGTCGAGTCGATCCGAGTACGGCTTCTCGAGAAGGCTCCGAGCGACCCGGAGGTCCGGGCGGGAATCGAGAACAAGCGGATGAAGCTCAACGACCAGACGAGGTACATGCTCTACGCACTCGAGGAGAAACGATTCGACGGGGTGAGTGCGGACGAGTTCCCCGAGGCGGATCTCGAGCACGTGGCCCCTCGAGCGGCGTTTAGCGCCGAGAAGTACAACGCCTGGCCGGCGGAACTGGACACGACCGAGGCAATCTTCGAGGAGCGACGGGACGTACTCGGCAACCTCACCCTGCTCGAGACGGACAAGAACGTCGAGGCGGGAGCGAATCCGTTCGACGCGAAGAAAGCGGTCTACGAGACGTCCCGGTTCGCGATGACCCGGGCGATCGCCGCCGAGTACGACTCGTGGACGATGGACGACATCGACGATCGGACGACTAAGATGGCGAAACTGGCGACCGATCTCTGGTCGCTGGAACGGTAA
- a CDS encoding translation initiation factor eIF-2B: MIDETVEEIQAMQTHSSSVVAVKATWALEELLDREYATVEEYVRALEQNGTVLRQANPSHASLQNAVRDVVDTVADGEYADVDDAKARTAERIDEVVARIESGKRRAAENAADVLDDGATLLTHDYSSTVLEALEYATDAGKTFDVYVTEARPRYIGRKTARALASMTGVEATLITDSAGGHYLEECDRVVVGMDCIVEETLYNRVGTFQLATAANHLEVPVTVLGSSSKLVTEGFIFENEFRPGSEVLPEPAEGFDVENPAYDATPVSLLESVITDEGRETFPDARD; encoded by the coding sequence ATGATCGACGAGACAGTCGAGGAGATTCAGGCAATGCAGACTCACAGCTCCTCGGTGGTCGCCGTAAAGGCGACCTGGGCGCTCGAGGAGTTGCTCGACCGGGAGTACGCCACCGTCGAGGAGTACGTCCGCGCACTCGAGCAAAACGGCACGGTGCTTAGACAGGCGAACCCCTCTCACGCCTCCCTGCAGAACGCGGTCCGGGACGTCGTCGACACCGTCGCAGACGGCGAGTACGCCGACGTCGACGACGCGAAAGCACGCACCGCAGAACGAATCGACGAGGTCGTCGCCCGCATCGAGTCCGGCAAGCGACGGGCCGCCGAGAACGCGGCCGACGTCCTCGACGACGGCGCGACGCTGCTGACTCACGACTACTCCTCGACGGTCCTCGAGGCCCTCGAGTACGCGACCGACGCGGGCAAGACGTTCGACGTCTACGTCACGGAGGCCCGGCCGCGGTACATCGGCCGCAAGACCGCCCGCGCACTCGCGTCGATGACCGGCGTCGAGGCCACGTTGATCACCGACAGCGCCGGCGGCCACTACCTCGAAGAGTGCGACCGGGTCGTCGTCGGCATGGACTGCATCGTCGAGGAGACGCTGTACAACCGCGTCGGCACCTTCCAGCTTGCGACCGCGGCGAATCACCTCGAGGTTCCCGTCACCGTACTCGGCTCGTCCTCGAAGCTCGTCACCGAGGGCTTCATCTTCGAAAACGAGTTCCGCCCCGGCAGCGAGGTGTTGCCCGAACCCGCCGAGGGCTTCGACGTGGAAAACCCCGCCTACGACGCGACGCCCGTTTCCTTGCTCGAGAGCGTGATCACGGACGAGGGACGGGAGACGTTTCCTGACGCTCGTGACTGA
- a CDS encoding protein-L-isoaspartate(D-aspartate) O-methyltransferase — MSVDPTEARERLVEHVDPELEATEDALRAVPRHEFVPEAWRDASYADRPIPLGEGATISAPSIVAEMCDHLAPEPGDDVLEVGTGSGYHAAVTAEIVGPEHVYTIEYDRDLAERARKRFAELGYDEISVRVGDGRAGWPEHAPYDRIYLTCAVRAFPDPICEQIREGGLVLAPIGIAEQRLVLAKKTDGRLERLDCGPVSFVPIRGPDVSDHDDL; from the coding sequence GTGAGCGTAGACCCCACGGAGGCGCGCGAACGGCTGGTCGAGCACGTCGACCCCGAACTCGAAGCGACCGAAGACGCGCTCCGGGCCGTTCCCAGACACGAGTTCGTCCCAGAGGCGTGGCGAGACGCGTCCTACGCCGACCGACCGATCCCGCTCGGGGAGGGCGCGACGATCAGCGCACCGAGCATCGTCGCCGAGATGTGTGACCACCTCGCACCCGAGCCCGGCGACGACGTCCTCGAGGTCGGCACGGGCAGCGGCTATCACGCCGCCGTGACGGCCGAGATCGTCGGCCCGGAACACGTCTACACCATCGAGTACGACCGCGACCTCGCCGAGCGCGCCCGGAAACGGTTCGCCGAACTCGGCTACGACGAGATTTCCGTCCGCGTCGGCGACGGCCGGGCAGGCTGGCCCGAACACGCCCCCTACGACAGGATCTACCTGACCTGTGCCGTCCGGGCGTTTCCTGATCCAATCTGTGAGCAGATTCGCGAGGGTGGACTCGTCCTCGCGCCGATCGGGATCGCCGAGCAGCGACTCGTCCTCGCGAAGAAAACGGACGGACGCCTCGAGCGCCTAGACTGTGGCCCCGTCAGTTTCGTTCCGATTCGGGGGCCAGACGTGAGCGACCACGACGACTTGTAA
- a CDS encoding alkaline phosphatase family protein encodes MGQNGIERRLREERLEDGVLFPAYEDYCVANVPETALAMLSSGFDRALPDRVLEDVATAVDHVVLVVVDGFGYEVWQRAYRDHAFLSRLTIRGTVTPLTSVYPSETASALTTLYTGRDPIEHGLLGWYQYLESVGRDVVTLPFTTLSGEALVDVAPDADANELFAGTSLYERARAAGIDVWTIQPADYVGSGYTRAATAGAERAGYDGASEFARSIRRTLEAAAGPTLVHAYEPTLDELAHAGGTDTRRYRTALGEIADALERELLQELAPAVAERTVLIVTADHGIVDTVPEENVDPTAWDDWDRLQETFRRDADGEPRLPTGSPRNVHVHVRPDRLADAREILERNLDGLVFDRREALERDLFGLGSRSGLFDQRCGDLIAVHRNRGVCWRAGDRKLVGMHGGLTPAEMLVPFATARLDTLRG; translated from the coding sequence ATGGGACAGAACGGGATCGAACGACGCCTCCGCGAGGAGCGACTCGAGGACGGCGTTCTGTTTCCGGCCTACGAGGACTACTGCGTCGCGAACGTTCCGGAGACGGCGCTCGCGATGCTCTCGTCCGGGTTCGACCGGGCGCTTCCCGATCGGGTCCTCGAGGACGTCGCGACCGCCGTCGACCACGTCGTTCTCGTCGTGGTAGACGGGTTCGGCTACGAGGTGTGGCAGCGTGCGTACCGCGACCACGCGTTCCTCTCGCGACTCACCATCCGCGGGACGGTGACGCCGCTGACGTCGGTATACCCATCGGAGACGGCGTCGGCGCTGACGACGCTTTACACGGGGCGCGATCCGATCGAGCACGGACTGCTCGGCTGGTACCAGTACCTCGAGTCCGTCGGTCGCGACGTCGTGACGCTTCCGTTTACGACGCTTTCGGGCGAGGCGCTCGTAGACGTCGCTCCGGACGCGGACGCGAACGAGTTGTTCGCGGGGACGTCGCTGTACGAACGAGCGCGTGCGGCCGGAATCGACGTGTGGACGATCCAGCCGGCCGATTACGTCGGCTCCGGATACACGCGGGCGGCGACCGCCGGTGCCGAACGGGCGGGCTACGACGGAGCGAGCGAGTTCGCCCGCTCGATTCGACGAACGCTCGAGGCCGCCGCCGGGCCGACGCTCGTCCACGCCTACGAGCCGACGCTCGACGAACTCGCCCACGCCGGTGGGACCGACACTCGACGCTACCGGACGGCCCTCGGTGAGATCGCGGACGCGCTCGAGCGTGAACTGCTCCAGGAGCTCGCCCCGGCCGTCGCCGAACGAACCGTACTGATCGTGACGGCCGACCACGGAATCGTCGACACCGTCCCCGAAGAGAACGTCGACCCGACCGCGTGGGACGACTGGGACCGACTTCAGGAGACGTTTCGACGCGACGCCGACGGCGAGCCCCGGCTCCCGACGGGCAGCCCGCGAAACGTTCACGTCCACGTCCGGCCGGACCGGCTCGCGGACGCCCGGGAAATCCTCGAGCGAAACCTCGACGGGCTGGTGTTCGACCGGCGGGAGGCACTCGAGCGGGACCTGTTCGGACTCGGCTCGCGGTCCGGGCTGTTCGACCAACGGTGTGGCGACCTGATCGCCGTTCACCGGAATCGCGGCGTCTGCTGGCGGGCCGGGGATCGCAAGCTGGTCGGGATGCACGGCGGGCTGACCCCGGCGGAGATGCTGGTGCCGTTTGCCACGGCTCGCCTCGATACGCTCCGGGGGTGA
- a CDS encoding DUF4399 domain-containing protein, producing the protein MYTRRRFGGLVALGAVALSGCIGDDDEPVEDDDEEVDDEEVDDEVGVEDQPDDAAAMFVTPDDGDTVESPVEIEAEVEGVELAPAGEAVVGEGHLHVLVDQDCLEDGETFPGPSDEAEEDGFYHWGDGQSEGEIELEPGEYDLCLQLADGPHRAFGETDEITITVEE; encoded by the coding sequence ATGTATACGCGCAGACGGTTCGGGGGACTCGTCGCGCTGGGTGCGGTGGCGCTGAGCGGCTGTATCGGCGACGACGACGAACCGGTAGAAGACGATGACGAGGAGGTAGACGACGAGGAGGTAGACGATGAGGTCGGCGTCGAGGACCAACCCGACGACGCCGCCGCGATGTTCGTGACGCCGGACGACGGCGACACGGTCGAGTCGCCGGTCGAGATCGAAGCCGAGGTCGAGGGGGTCGAACTCGCGCCGGCCGGCGAGGCCGTCGTGGGCGAGGGACACCTGCACGTGCTCGTCGACCAGGACTGTCTCGAGGACGGCGAGACCTTCCCCGGTCCGAGCGACGAGGCCGAAGAGGACGGCTTCTATCACTGGGGCGACGGCCAGTCCGAGGGAGAGATCGAACTCGAGCCCGGCGAGTACGACCTGTGTCTCCAGCTGGCCGACGGGCCACATCGCGCGTTCGGCGAGACCGACGAGATCACGATCACTGTCGAGGAGTGA
- a CDS encoding SRPBCC family protein, with translation MTQVRTVPASHGTRLEVSHVVAEPPAAAWDLLVDTHRWPDWGPTITGVEATDRRIRTGTTGRIQLAAGPWLPFEITDCDPEARSWTWNVACVPATCHRVETLGEERCRIVFELPTVAAGYVPVCLRALEALADCLEEGV, from the coding sequence ATGACACAGGTCCGGACCGTCCCTGCCTCACACGGGACCCGCCTCGAGGTCTCCCACGTCGTCGCCGAACCGCCGGCAGCCGCGTGGGACCTCCTCGTCGACACCCACCGCTGGCCCGACTGGGGCCCGACGATCACCGGCGTCGAGGCTACCGACCGGCGGATCCGGACCGGCACGACCGGCCGGATTCAGCTCGCCGCCGGCCCGTGGCTGCCGTTCGAGATCACCGACTGCGATCCCGAGGCCCGATCCTGGACGTGGAACGTCGCGTGCGTTCCCGCGACCTGCCACCGGGTCGAGACCCTGGGCGAGGAGCGCTGTCGGATCGTCTTCGAGCTCCCCACCGTCGCCGCGGGCTACGTCCCCGTCTGTCTGCGGGCCCTCGAGGCGCTCGCGGACTGTCTCGAGGAAGGTGTGTAA
- a CDS encoding flavin reductase family protein, giving the protein MTGTDDAIAIDVDDRERSLYRVLSSLIVPRPIGWVSSHSPDGVDNLAPYSFVTVASVEPPVVLFAPVNGPDGLKDTPRNVRATGEFVLNLVTEELAEAMNETSATLPPGESEFDHADLERADSSVVDVPRVAGATAALECTRRELIDVGGSTLVLGDVRYVHLDESVTTDGRVDVGEVDAIGRLAGSQYTRTDDRFSLERPP; this is encoded by the coding sequence ATGACCGGGACCGACGACGCGATCGCGATCGACGTCGACGACCGCGAGCGATCGCTGTATCGCGTGCTCTCGAGTCTCATCGTTCCCCGGCCGATCGGCTGGGTGAGCTCTCACAGCCCCGACGGCGTCGACAACCTCGCGCCGTACAGCTTCGTTACGGTGGCGTCGGTCGAGCCACCGGTCGTCCTGTTCGCGCCCGTCAACGGCCCCGACGGGCTGAAAGACACCCCGCGCAACGTCCGTGCGACCGGCGAGTTCGTCCTCAACCTCGTCACCGAGGAACTGGCGGAGGCGATGAACGAGACGAGCGCGACGCTGCCTCCCGGCGAGAGCGAGTTCGACCACGCCGACCTCGAGCGAGCCGACTCGAGCGTCGTCGACGTCCCGCGCGTGGCCGGAGCGACGGCGGCACTCGAGTGTACCCGCCGGGAGCTGATCGACGTCGGCGGCTCGACGCTCGTCCTCGGGGACGTCAGGTACGTCCACCTCGACGAATCGGTGACGACCGACGGGCGGGTCGACGTCGGCGAGGTCGACGCCATCGGGCGGCTGGCGGGGAGCCAGTACACCCGGACCGACGACCGATTCTCGCTGGAGCGTCCGCCCTGA
- a CDS encoding M28 family peptidase: MATWIGDVFTSDVGWSHLENLVDVGTRMAGSEGERVAAELTRDALADAGARNARLEPVEIQGWTRGDSEIDAGDDRLECIALPRSPAETVTGPLVDLGYGLPADFETADLEGAIVVVRSDVPDYYDRYLHRREKYYHAVEHGAAGFVYRNHVDGQLPPTGSVGTDDHPIGEIPAVGVSSETGARLCRRYEDEPVSVAVDAEIGPAESQNVHAELGPDTNERVLVTSHIDAHDVAEGALDNAAGTAMVVELANALAAREDDLETRVEFVAYGAEEVGLVGSHHHAETVDLASIAAVVNNDGVVGNRTLSLYTHGFDDLEAAAETVADRYDHPIETVPRQSPHSDHWPFVAHGVPGYHVTSTSDDRGRGWGHTAADTLEKLEPRDLREQAILLTDLVVFLAREDVTIDRRDRDAIAADLEAEDLATGMRVTGDWPDDDGTGASR, encoded by the coding sequence ATGGCCACCTGGATCGGTGACGTATTTACGAGCGACGTCGGCTGGAGCCACCTCGAAAACCTCGTCGACGTCGGTACCCGTATGGCCGGCAGCGAGGGCGAGCGTGTGGCGGCGGAACTGACCCGCGACGCCCTCGCCGACGCCGGCGCGCGAAACGCCCGCCTCGAGCCCGTCGAGATCCAGGGCTGGACGCGAGGCGACAGCGAAATCGACGCCGGCGACGACCGCCTCGAGTGCATCGCCCTACCACGGAGCCCGGCCGAGACGGTCACGGGACCGCTCGTCGATCTCGGCTACGGCCTCCCCGCGGACTTCGAGACGGCCGACCTCGAGGGGGCGATCGTCGTCGTTCGCAGCGACGTCCCCGACTACTACGATCGGTATCTCCACCGACGGGAGAAGTACTACCACGCCGTCGAGCACGGGGCCGCCGGCTTCGTCTACCGAAATCACGTCGATGGACAGCTGCCGCCGACGGGCAGCGTCGGCACCGACGACCACCCGATCGGCGAGATTCCGGCGGTGGGCGTCTCGAGCGAGACCGGTGCGCGTCTCTGTCGTCGCTACGAGGACGAACCCGTCTCGGTCGCCGTCGACGCCGAGATCGGGCCAGCAGAGAGCCAGAATGTCCACGCCGAACTCGGCCCCGACACCAACGAGCGAGTACTCGTCACGAGCCACATCGACGCCCACGACGTCGCCGAGGGCGCACTGGACAACGCCGCCGGCACCGCCATGGTCGTCGAACTCGCGAACGCGCTCGCGGCCCGCGAGGACGACCTCGAGACCCGCGTCGAGTTCGTCGCCTACGGCGCGGAGGAGGTCGGCCTCGTCGGCTCACACCACCACGCCGAGACCGTCGATCTCGCGTCGATCGCGGCGGTCGTCAACAACGACGGGGTCGTCGGGAACCGGACGCTGTCGCTTTATACCCACGGCTTCGACGACCTCGAGGCCGCCGCCGAGACGGTCGCCGACCGGTACGACCACCCGATCGAGACGGTGCCCCGACAGAGCCCCCACAGCGACCACTGGCCGTTCGTCGCCCACGGCGTCCCGGGCTATCACGTGACGAGCACGTCGGATGACCGCGGCCGCGGCTGGGGGCATACGGCCGCGGACACGCTCGAGAAACTCGAGCCCCGCGACCTCCGCGAGCAGGCGATTCTCCTGACCGATCTCGTCGTCTTCCTCGCCCGCGAGGACGTCACGATCGACCGACGCGACCGGGACGCGATTGCGGCCGACCTCGAGGCCGAGGACCTGGCGACCGGGATGCGGGTCACCGGTGACTGGCCCGACGACGACGGGACGGGGGCGAGCCGATGA
- a CDS encoding AI-2E family transporter → MDQRATVDDGERRTLQVLAVVVGVLAVLVVLPYLTYVLAAVVLAYVLFPLQRTLAPRLGRSVAALVGLVVATIAILAPITVLVSVAVEQALELADALAAGDVDVDAFETQLAEYGIDVDVEALYWALEEPIEAGARGLAADALGIVGGLPGVLIGVLVLLFVLYSLLRDGDRLLEWTTSVMPLREEVQAELIDRLDRLMYASVVANVAVAAVQAILTVIGLAIVGIPGLAFFGILTFLFALLPLVGAFAVWAPIAIYLAVVDQLLAGAFLLVYGSLVSLSDNFLRPITVGRGADLDAATVIVGIFGGVAIFGILGIFFGPVILGASKTILEVYARERDSTRERRHEHEYEREREPGTLESGSRPEPGLVGVRLRGGAERPSSDTREG, encoded by the coding sequence ATGGACCAGCGAGCGACAGTCGACGACGGCGAACGACGAACGCTGCAGGTACTTGCCGTCGTCGTCGGTGTCCTCGCCGTACTCGTCGTCTTACCGTATCTCACGTACGTCCTCGCGGCCGTCGTCCTCGCGTACGTCCTGTTCCCGCTCCAGCGGACGCTCGCACCCCGTCTCGGTCGGTCCGTCGCTGCACTCGTCGGACTCGTCGTCGCGACGATCGCGATCCTGGCTCCGATCACGGTCCTCGTAAGCGTCGCCGTCGAACAGGCACTCGAGCTCGCGGACGCACTCGCGGCCGGGGACGTCGACGTCGACGCCTTCGAGACACAGCTGGCCGAGTACGGCATCGACGTCGACGTCGAAGCGCTGTACTGGGCGCTCGAGGAGCCGATCGAGGCCGGCGCACGCGGACTCGCCGCCGATGCCCTGGGGATCGTCGGCGGACTGCCGGGCGTGTTGATCGGCGTGCTCGTGTTGTTGTTCGTGCTCTATTCGCTGTTGCGTGACGGCGACCGTCTCCTCGAGTGGACCACGTCGGTGATGCCGCTGCGCGAGGAGGTGCAAGCGGAACTGATCGACCGGCTCGACCGGCTCATGTACGCCTCGGTCGTCGCGAACGTCGCCGTCGCGGCCGTCCAGGCGATTCTGACGGTGATCGGGCTGGCGATCGTCGGAATTCCGGGCCTCGCGTTCTTTGGGATCCTCACGTTTTTGTTCGCGCTGTTGCCTCTCGTCGGCGCGTTCGCCGTCTGGGCACCGATCGCGATCTACCTGGCCGTCGTCGACCAGCTGCTCGCCGGCGCGTTCTTGCTCGTCTACGGGAGCCTGGTCAGCCTCTCCGATAACTTCCTCCGGCCGATTACCGTCGGTCGGGGCGCAGACCTCGACGCGGCGACCGTCATCGTCGGCATCTTCGGCGGCGTCGCCATCTTCGGCATCTTAGGCATCTTCTTCGGCCCCGTCATCCTCGGTGCGTCCAAGACGATCCTCGAAGTGTACGCGCGAGAACGGGACTCGACCCGCGAGCGCAGACACGAGCACGAGTACGAGCGTGAACGCGAACCCGGGACACTCGAGTCCGGGTCGCGTCCGGAGCCCGGACTCGTCGGCGTTCGACTGCGCGGCGGGGCGGAACGTCCATCGAGCGACACTCGAGAGGGGTGA
- a CDS encoding pyruvoyl-dependent arginine decarboxylase yields MSTIRVVWGAATAPTEMAAYDAALADAGIENYNLVPVSSVIPAGVDVEAVGTAPDLGPAGNRLTVVEAAATAAGPSSVSAALGWVQSVEDGPGLFYEAAGEIDAADVETRVLEGLAAGSDLREWELGDPRIRVETARAESGTYTAAVVIAVYGESEPIV; encoded by the coding sequence ATGAGCACGATTCGAGTCGTCTGGGGGGCGGCGACGGCCCCGACGGAGATGGCCGCCTACGACGCCGCACTCGCCGACGCGGGGATCGAGAACTACAACCTCGTCCCTGTCTCCTCGGTGATCCCCGCCGGCGTCGACGTCGAGGCAGTCGGCACCGCGCCCGACCTCGGCCCCGCCGGGAACCGCCTGACCGTCGTCGAGGCGGCGGCGACGGCCGCGGGACCGAGCAGCGTCAGCGCGGCACTCGGCTGGGTGCAGTCCGTCGAGGACGGCCCTGGACTGTTCTACGAGGCCGCCGGCGAGATCGACGCCGCCGACGTCGAGACTCGCGTCCTCGAGGGCCTCGCCGCCGGGAGCGACCTTCGGGAGTGGGAACTTGGCGATCCCCGCATCCGCGTCGAGACGGCCCGCGCTGAGTCGGGGACGTACACAGCGGCGGTCGTGATCGCGGTCTACGGCGAGAGCGAACCGATCGTCTGA